TCGATGGAGTTCACGAACAGTTCGCCGGCGCCGCGCTCTTCGGCCTCTCGGGCCCACTCCACGACGTCGACGCCAGTGCCCTCGCGGCCGCCCTTGACGGTACACTCGAACCAGCAGGACTCGCCGTCGACCTGCTCGTAGTGTTCGCCCTGCTCGTCGAAGCGCCGACGCGCGTCCACGGAGATGACGATACACTGGTTTCCGAACGCCTTCGCGCCCTCCGTGATGAGTTCGGGGCGTTCGAGCGCGCCGGTGTTGATGGACACCTTGTCGGCGCCCGCGCGCAGCGTCTCCTTGATGTCGTCGGTGTCCCGGATGCCGCCACCCACAGTCAGGGGGATGAACACCTCGTCGGCCACCGCGGAGACGGTGTCGAGCATCGTCTCGCGGCCGTCCGCCGACGCGGTGATGTCGAGGAAGACGAACTCGTCGGCGCCCGCCTCGTTGTAGCGTTTCGCCATCTCCACCGGGTCGCCGGTGTACTCCAAATCCTCGAAGTTGACGCCCGTGTAGACGGCGGCCTCGCCGTCGTCGTCGAGCGCCACGTCGATGCAGGGGATGACGCGCTTCGTGAGCGTCATCGCTTTCCCCCCGTTCGGCCGGTCGGTGTGTACATGCTCGAACGAAGGAGCGAGGCGAAGGAAAACCGTTCGGTGTCGACGGCCTACTCGAACGCCGACGGCGGGTACGTCGCTCGCGCGCGAACGAAGCCGTCGCCGGAGCGGACCGTCACGTCCTCAGCCCGGCGCCCGACCGCGTCGCCCAGGCCGTCCGGGTCGACGTTCCGGCCGCCCGACGCGACCACCGCGGTCGCGGACAGGTCGCCGTCGTCTGACTCCGGCGGGACGACGGCGAGCGGGCTGACGTACTCGTCGACGGCGGCGACCGGTCCGAGTCGCTGGACGAACCCGCGCGCGCCGTCGAACGGCGCGAGCGTCCCGGTAGGCACGTCCTCGTTTCGCGTCCACTCGCCGTAGTCAGCGTCGGCGGCCTCGCCGGCGTCGACCGCCGGCGCGTCGTCCGCGTAGACGCCGAACGCGAGCCCCGACGTGTCCGCGCGCCGGAGCAGTTCGGCGAACTCGTCGTCGCGTTCGTGTTTCGCGGAGCGGTCGCCGGCGAGCGTCGCGACGTGCGCCTCGGCGACCGACGCGGGGTCCGACGGTGCGTCCGGGAGGTCGCGCGCGAACACGAACGCGTCCGGCGTCAGTCCGACCGCGAACCCGAGTTCGGCGCTGTCGAGGACCACGCCCCGGTCCGCGTCGGCGACGGTCTCGAAGCCGAACGCGTCGAGGCCGCGGAGGGCGTCGGCGGCGGCCGGCACGTCGAAATCGCCGGTTCGCAGCAGGGCGGTGTTCACCGAGAGGATTCGCTGGTCTCCCTGCTTCGAGGCGTCGTGTTCGTCGACGACCGTGCCGACGTCACCCATCTCGACGAACGCGTACAGGAACACCAACTCGGAGACGGACGCGACGGGGTTTGCCACCAGCGGGTCGGTCGGCAGGGTGTCGTCCTCGCCGCCGTTGTCGCCCCCGCCGTCGAACGCCGCGTCGAGCGAGACGAACGAGTAGGTGCCGTCCCTGCCGTCGGTGTCCGCGAGCAGGGAGGCGAACGCGGGGAGAGAGCGGCCGCCACTCCCGCCGGGGGCGGCGCTACACCCGGCGAGGCCGGTCGCGGCGCTACACCCGGCGAGGCCGGTCGCGGCGAGCGACGAGACGGCAGCGAGGTACCGCCGTCGGCAGACCGTCCGCGAGTCCCGTGTCTCCTCGGTCACGTCTCCTGTTGGGGGCGTCACACTACATAAATCCACGCGAAGGTGTGCGTCGAGACTGGCACGCGACACGCCTCCCGCACTCCGTTACGCTAAGGGCACTCGGGTTCCTCGGTGGCATCGATGACCTACGTGGTCGCGTTCGACAACACGCCGCTGTCGCGGACGGCGCTGCGTCGCGCCGTCGAGTACGGGGACGCCGTGGGGGAGGACGTCGTCGCCGTCACTGCCATCAAGCGAGACTCCGGGCACGCCCGAGAGCACGGCTGGCTGAGTGGCGACGAGACGTTCGACGTGGAGACGGTGGCGCAAAACCTCACGGAGACCGTGGCCGAGTTCGACCCGGACGTGGAACTCAGACACCGCGCGGTCGACCAGTACGCGCCCCACGGCCGCGTCAGCCGTGCGATTCGAGAGATGGCGGTCGAGGCCGACGCGTCGGTCGTGTTCATCGGGAGCGACAACGCCGGTCGGATGGTCGGCGGCATCACGTCCGTCGGGCAGAACGTCTCCGCGGACGACCGCTACGACGTCCACATCGTCCGCCACGACGGCGCGTAGTCGACCGGGCCGGTTCGGTACTGCCAAGTACGACCGCACAGAACCGCCGCGTATGTCCGACGACCACGACCACGACGACGAGAGCGGGCGCGTCACGTCACCGATGCAGGACTACTCGATGGGGCAGGTCACGACCGGCTTGGTCGTCCTGCTCGTGGGCCTCGCGGTGGCGTACGCGTTCCCCGCGCTGTTCTAGACAGAGACGGTCACGGCGCGCAAAATACTCGCATCTTCTCCGGTTCCGGAACCTAGTCGAGTTCGCGGGCGAGCACGTCCCGAGCCTCGCGAATCGCCTCGACGCCGTACGCGACCGTCTCGTCACCGACCGTCACGGACAGCACGCCGTCGCCGGTCGCCGTCCCGAGGTCGACGACCGGCGCGTCCACGGTCTCGCGGAGCGCGTCGGCGTCCGTCGTCTCCACGACAGCGCGACCCGGTGCCTCCGAGAACAGCGCCGCGGCGTCCGGAAGTTCGACGTCGACGCCCGCGTCGTCGGTCACCATCTCGGCGAGCGTCACCGCGAGGCCGCCGTCGCTCACGTCGTGGACGGCGAGCGTCGCGTCGTGGCGCGCGGCGTCCCGGACGGCGGCGACGCCCGAGTCGTCGGGTTCGGGGAAGGCGTCGCTCCCGCCGCACTGCGCGAGGTACTCGGAGCCGCCGAGGGCGTCGGCGTGCCCGCCGACGAGCACGAGGTTGCCGTCGCCCGCGAGTTCGAGACCGGGCGCGTCGTAGCCGTCCCGAACGCCGAGCACCGCGAGCGTCGGCGTCGGCGGCACGGGGCCGGCGTTCGAGTCGTTGTAGAGGCTGACGTTCCCGCCGACGACGGGCACCGAGAGGTCCCGACAGCCGTCGGCGAGGCCGTCGACCGCCGCGGCGAAGCCGCCGTACACGTCGGGCTTCTCGGGGTTTCCGCCGTTCAGGCAGTCGACCGCCGCGAGCGGTCGTGCGCCCGCCGCCGCGAGGTTCGTAGCGTTCTCGACGGCCGTCGCGTACGCGCCCCGATAGGGGTCGGCGTCGGTCCAGTTCGGATTCGCGCCCGCCGACAGCGCGACGGCGGTCTCCTCGTCGGTTTCGGGGAGCGTGAGCAGCGCGCCGTCGCCGCCGGGACGTCGGAGCGTGCGGTTCCCGACCTCGTGGTCGTACTGGCGGTACACCCACTCCTTGCTCGCGGTGTTCGGACTCGCGAGTACGGCGTCGAACGCCTCGGCGAGGTCGGCGTCCGGGAGGTCCGTCTCGGCCGGCGCGGGCTCCTCGCGCTCGAGATCGTTCATCGGCGCGCCGTCCGCGAGGAACTCCGCGGGCGCGTCCACGACGACCTCGCCATCGAACTCGCAGACGTAGTTCCCCTCGGTGACGTCGCCGATGACCGAACAGCCGAGGTCGAAGCGCTCGGCGACCTCGCGGACCGCCTCGACGTCCTCGGGTCGGACCTCGTAGCACATCCGCTCCTGGGATTCGGCGAGCAGGATTTCGAGCGCGTTCATGTTCGGCTCGCGCTGGTGGACGGCTTCGAGGTCGAGGCGCGCGCCGAGGCCGCCCTGCGCGACCATCTCGGAGGATGCGCCGCCGAGGCCCGCCGCGCCGAGGTCGCGGGCGGCGACCACGAGGTCGCGGTCGAGTAAGGTCTCGTTGGCCTCTATCAGGAGTTTCTCCGTGTACGGGTCGCCGACCTGCACCGCGGGCCGGTCCTCGGTCTCGGCGTCCTCCGCGAGGTCCTCGCTCGCGAAACTCGCGCCACCGAGGCCGTCGCGGCCCGTCGCGTTCCCGACGAGCAGCAGGGTGTTTCCGGGTTCTTTGACGGCCGCCGTGACGAGGCGGTCCTCGGAGAGCAGACCGACACAGGCGACGTTCACGAGGGGGTTGCCCTCGTAGTCCTCGTGGAACTGCGTGGAACCGGTGACGGTCGGGACGCCGATGGCGTTCCCGTAGTCGCTGATGCCCTCCACGACGCCGTCGAGGAGGTACCGGGAGTGCTCGCGGGCGAAGTCACCGAAGTACAGCGAGTCCGCGAGCGCGATGGGGTACGCGCCCATCGAGAGCGTGTCGCGGACGATGCCGCCGACGCCCGTGGCGGCGCCGTCGTAGGGGTCGACGTAGCTCGGGTGGTTGTGGCTCTCGACGCCGAACGTGAGCAGTTGGTCGGTGCCGGGCACGCGCACGACGGCGGCGTCGTCGCCGGGGCCGACGACGACGTCCTCGCTCTCGCTGTCGAACGCCGACAGCAGCGGACGCGAGGAGCGGTACGCGCAGTGTTCGCTCCAGAGGTTCTCGAAGAGCGCGGCCTCCGCGGGCGTGGGGTCGCGGCCGAGTTCGGCCTCGACCAGACGGCGGTCCGAGTCGGCGAGTGGCATTCACTTTCTTGGTTCTTCTACGGGCGTTTAGTCGTTTCTATACGCACGTTCGTGAGCAACGTCGCGTCGGAGACAGCCATCCACGCTCGGACCGAGGCGCTTTTGCCGACCCCTCCGTAACCTCGGGGCGTGCTGTCGGTCGAACTCCACACGCACTCCGCGCTCTCCCACGACGGCCGCGACCCCGTCGAGATGCTGTTAGAGCAGGCGCAGGCGGTGGGGCTCGACGCCCTCGCGGTGACGGACCACGACGAAATCGAGGCGAGCCTGCGCGCCGCCGACCTCGCCGCGGAGTACGGCCTCGTCGGCATCCCCGGCATGGAGGTGACGAGCGCGGACGGTCACGTGCTCGCCATCGGCGTCGAGGAAGCGGTGCCCGCGGGCCTGCCGTTCGCGGAGACGCTGGCCGAGATTCGAGAGCGAGGCGGCATCGCGGTCGTCCCCCACCCGTTCCAGTCCTCGCGCAGCGGCGTGATGGCGAACATCTCGCGGGCGGAGTTGGCGACCGCCGACGCCATCGAGGTGTACAACTCGCGGCTGTTGACCGGGCGCGCGAACCGGAAAGCCGAGGAGTTCGCGCGCGAACACGACCTCCCGATGACCGCCGGGAGCGACGCCCACATCGCGGAGATGGTGGGGCAGGCGGTGACCCGCGTCGGCGCGACCGAGCGCTCCGTCGACGCGATTCTGGACGCGATTCGCGCCGGGGAGACGAGCGTCGAGGGGAAGCGCACGCCGTGGCACATCAGTTTCCGGCAGGCCGCGGGCGGCGCGAAGCGCCGCGTGAAGAACCGAATCCGGGAGTTCCTGTGATGCGCGGCGCGGCCGCCGACGCGGTCGAAACCGCGCTCGCCGACGGCGACCCCTTGCCGGGCACCGCGGGCTTCGCGGGCGAACTCCCGGACAGCCGCCTCGTCCGGGACGTGCTCGGCCGCGAACTCTGTTACTACGACGGCGACGACTGGAGTTACGACCCCGGCGACCTCTCGAACCCGACGCTGCTCCCGGCGGGACACGTCCGGGAGGACGGCGAGGTCGGCGAAGCGTGGACGCTCCCGGACCCGCCCGCCGACGGCGAGCGACCGGTCGAGCGCGTCCGCGAGACAATCGAGGGTGCGCTCGCCGGGCTCTCGGAGTCGGGACTCGCGGTGGCGTTCTCGGGGGGCGTCGACTCCGCGCTCATCGCGTCGGCCGTCGAGGCGCCGCTGTACGTCGTCGGGTACGAGGGGAGCACCGACATCGAGGCCGCGAGAGACGCCGCGGACGCGATGGGGCGGGCCGAAGACCTGCGCGTCCACGAGGTGACACTCGACGACATCGAGGCCGCGGTTCCGCCGGTGGCGCGCGCAATCGGACGGACGAACGCGATGGACGTGCAAATCGCGCTCCCCCTGTATCTGGTCGCCGAGCGCGTCGCGGCGGATGGCTTCGAGCGTCTCGCGCTCGGGCAGGGCGCGGACGAACTGTTCGGCGGCTACGCGAAGGTGGCGAAGGCGCCCGACGACCCGCGCACGGACGCCGACACGGTGCGTGGCGCGCGCCGCGAGACGCTGCTGTCGCTCCCCGACCAACTGGAACGCGACCTGCTCGCGCTCCGCGCCGCGGGCGTCGAACCGGTGACGCCGCTCCTCCGCGACGACGTGGTGCGCGCGGCGCTCTCGCTGCCGGGCGAGTGGCTGGTCTCCGGGGAGACGCGGAAGCGAGCGCTCCGCGAGGCCGCCCGCGAGCGACTCCCCGATTCGGTCGCGTCCCGGGACAAGAAGGCGGTGCAGTACGGCAGCCTCGTCGCTCGCGAGGTTGACAGATTGGCTCGGCAGGCGGGGTTCAAGCGCCGGATGGACGACCACGTCACGAAGTACGTCGAGAGCCGTCTCTGATTCTGGGACGCACACCCACGTTGAAGGTGTGAGCAGCCCTACTAGTCGAGTGTATGTCAGACCTACTGGACGGGCAGACGGCGGTCGTGACGGGCGGGAGTTCGGGCATCGGGCGCGCGATTTGCCTCGCGTTCGCCGAGGAGGGCGCGGACGTGGTCGTCGCGGACGTGCGCGAGGACTCCCGGGACCCCGACGAGGACCGGACCACCGCGGAGGTAATCGAGTCGGAGACTGAACGGTCCGCGATGTTCGTGGACTGCGACGTGAGCGACCCGACGCGCACGAAGGCGGCGGTTGAGGCGGCCGAGGAGTACGGCGGCGTCACGTGCATGGTGAACAACGCCGGCATCTTCCGCGGCGAGGAGTTCACCGAGGTCAGCGAGACGCAGTTCCAGGAGTTGATGAACGTGAACGTCAAGGGGACCTTCTTCGGCGCGCAGGCCGCCGCGGAGAAGATGGTCGCGGGTGACGGCGGCACCATCATCAATCTCTCCAGCGTCGCCGGCCTCGAAGGGTCGGCGGGGTTCGCGACGTACTGCGCGTCGAAGGGCGCGGTCCGCCTGCTCACGTACTCGCTGGCCGCCGAGTTGGGACCGGCAGGCGTGCGCGTGAACGCCATCCACCCCGGTATCATCGACACGTCGATGACCACCGAGGACGTGCCCATCGTCGGCGCCGAGTCCGGCGAGGAATTCCTCGAAGACGTGCCCTCGGGCCGCTTCGGCGACCCCGGCGACATCGCGGACGCCGCCGTCTACCTCGCGAGCGACATGGGCGACTACGTGAACGGCGAGAGCCTCACCGTCGACGGCGGCATGACGAACACGAACTGACTCCCCCGGCTGACTACTCGGCGGCGGCGATGGCTTCGAGGCCGAGTTGCACCGTGTCGGCGTCGAGGTCGCTGTCCCGGAGGTCGGCGGCGGTGTACCAGTCCCACGCGGACGGCGGTTCCTCGCCGTGTGCGGGGTCGATGTCCCGCGAGGGGACGGTGGCGAAGTAGAGGTGGTCGATGTGCTGGTGGCCGACCGACCCGTTCCCGTGGACGTTGATGTCGTAACACATCTGGTAGCGCGGCGTCGGGAGCGCCTCGCCGTCGGGCGCCGGTACGTCCGGCGCGTCGCCGAGAATCGTCGGTTCGAGACCGGTCTCCTCGCGGACCTCGCGCTTCCCGGCCTCGTGGGGGAGTTCGTCGCGGTCGACGTGGCCGCCCGGCGGGATGCGGATGCCGAGGCGGGCGTGCTCGTGGAGGGCGACGGCGCCGTCGTTGACGACGTAGACGGTGGCGGTGAAGTGGCGGGTGGTCTCCATGCTCGGGAGTCCGCGAGACCGCGGAAAGGGGTTACGCTTCGACGGACTCCTCGCCGCCAGCCTCCAGAATCTCGTGGTAACGGTTCCGGATGGTGACCTCGGAGATGTTCGCGACGTCGCTGACCTCGCTCTGCGTGATGCGCTCGTTCGAGAGGAGGCTGGCGGCGTAGACGGCGGCGGCGGCGAGGCCGACCGGCGATTTCCCCGAGGTGATGCCGGCGTTCGCGGCGGCGTCTAAGAGTTCGCGTGCGCGCCGCTCGACCTCGTCCGGGAGGTCGAGTTCCGAGCAGAAGCGCGGGACGTAACTCGCGGGGTCGGTGGGCGCGACTTCGAGGCCGAGTTCGCGCGCGACGTACCGGTAGGTGCGCGCGATTTCGTCGCGCTCCACGCGACTCACGCTCGCCACCTCGTCGAGGCTCCGCGGGGCGTTGGCCTGCCGGGCGGCGGCGTACAGCGCGCTCGTCGCGACGCCCTCGATGCTCCGGCCGGGGAGGAGGTTGTCGTCGAGCGCGCGTCGGTAGATGACAGAGGCGGTCTCGCGGACGTTGTCCGGCAGGCCGAGCGCGGAGGCCATGCGTTCGATTTCGCCGAGCGCCTGCTTGAGGTTGCGCTCCTTGGAGCTCCGGGTGCGGAAGCGCTCGTTCCACTTCCGGAGTCGCTGCATCTTCCGGCGCTGGCGGCCGGTGAGCGCGTTCCCGTAGGCGTCCTTGTTCTGCCAGCCGATGTTCGTCGACAGCCCCTTGTCGTGCATCATGTTCGTCGTGGGCGCGCCGACGCGGGACTTCTGGTCGCTCTCGGCGGCGTCGAAGGCGCGCCACTCGGGCCCGCGGTCGATGCTGTCCTCCTCGACGACGAGCCCGCAGTCCTCGCAGACCGTCTCGCCGCGCTCCTCGTCGACGACGAGGTTGCCGCCGCACTCCGGACAGCGCTGGGTCTCGTCGGCCGACTCGGACTGTTCGGTCTCGTCGGCGTCCTGTTCCGATTCGCGGGTCGTGGTGTCGCGCATGGTGAGGGCTGGCCACTTGTCCCGTGGCTGGGAGAACGGTGAGTACGACTTAACTGAGGGCGCGAGAGAACAAAAGACCTTTGGCAGTCGTTAGCACACCCGGGGCGCGAGCGACCTCATCGAAACGCTTACCGCCGGCACGCGACACCGAACGGGTATGCCCGATTCCGTGGACGCCGAGGAAGTCCGTCACGTCGCGGACCTCGCGCGCGTCGACCTCGACGACGACGAGGTCGACGAATTCGTCGACCAGTTCGGCGACATTCTCGCGCACTTCGAGGCGCTCGAAGACGTCCCCGAGGTTGAGGCCGAACCCGACCTCGTGAACGTGATGCGCGCCGACGAGGTCGAAGAGTGCCTGAGCCAAGCCGACGCGCTCGCGAACGCAGACGAGACCGAGGACGGCCGCTTCAAGGGTCCGAACGTATCGTAATGAGCCTGAACGCATTCATCACCGAACAGCGAATCGAGGGCGACGACGACGGCGCGCTCGCGGACGCGACGGTCGCCGTCAAGGACAACATCTCCACCGAGGGCGTCGAGACGACCTGCGGGTCGAAGATGCTCGAAGGGTACGAACCGCCCTACGACGCCACCGTCGTCTCCCGCCTGAAGGACGCGGGCGCGACCATCGTCGGGAAGGCGAACATGGACGAGTTCGGGATGGGAACCACCACCGAGACGTCGTACTTCGGCGCGACGAAGAACCCCGTCGACGAGTCCCGCGTACCCGGCGGCTCCTCCGGCGGTTCGGCGGCCGCCGTCGCGGCGGGCGAGGCCGACCTCGCGCTCGGGTCGGACACCGGCGGCTCGATTCGGTGCCCGGCCGCGTACTGCGGCGTCGTCGGCATCAAGCCGACGTACGGCCTCGTCTCCCGGTACGGCCTCGTCGCGTACGCGAACAGCCTCGAACAGATTGGCCCCATCGCCGAGACGGTCGAGGACGCCGCCGCGCTCCTCGACGTCGTCGCGGGCCCGGACGAACACGACGGGACGACACGCGAGGTGCGACGCACCTCGGACAGTCGAGCGGGCGACGCCCGCGAGACCCGCGAGGAGGGCGCCGACTCGGACTACGCGGGCGCCGCCGAGGGCGACGTGGACGGCCTCACCATCGGCGTCCCCACCGAACTCGTCGAAGGTGCCGAGGACGCCGTCGTGGACGTGTTCGAGGACGCGCTCGACGACCTCGAAGCGCAGGGCGCCGAGGTCGTGGAGGTGTCCCTGCCGTCCGTCGAGTACGCCGTCGCCGCGTACTACGTCATCGCGATGTCCGAAGC
The nucleotide sequence above comes from Halobacterium litoreum. Encoded proteins:
- the hisF gene encoding imidazole glycerol phosphate synthase subunit HisF, which codes for MTLTKRVIPCIDVALDDDGEAAVYTGVNFEDLEYTGDPVEMAKRYNEAGADEFVFLDITASADGRETMLDTVSAVADEVFIPLTVGGGIRDTDDIKETLRAGADKVSINTGALERPELITEGAKAFGNQCIVISVDARRRFDEQGEHYEQVDGESCWFECTVKGGREGTGVDVVEWAREAEERGAGELFVNSIDADGTKDGYDLPLTGAVCDAVSTPVIASSGCGSPQHMLEAFESGADAALAASIFHFDEYSIDETKAYLDEHGVPVRR
- the gatC gene encoding Asp-tRNA(Asn)/Glu-tRNA(Gln) amidotransferase subunit GatC, giving the protein MPDSVDAEEVRHVADLARVDLDDDEVDEFVDQFGDILAHFEALEDVPEVEAEPDLVNVMRADEVEECLSQADALANADETEDGRFKGPNVS
- a CDS encoding universal stress protein: MTYVVAFDNTPLSRTALRRAVEYGDAVGEDVVAVTAIKRDSGHAREHGWLSGDETFDVETVAQNLTETVAEFDPDVELRHRAVDQYAPHGRVSRAIREMAVEADASVVFIGSDNAGRMVGGITSVGQNVSADDRYDVHIVRHDGA
- a CDS encoding DUF7550 family protein; translated protein: MSDDHDHDDESGRVTSPMQDYSMGQVTTGLVVLLVGLAVAYAFPALF
- a CDS encoding transcription initiation factor IIB, with product MRDTTTRESEQDADETEQSESADETQRCPECGGNLVVDEERGETVCEDCGLVVEEDSIDRGPEWRAFDAAESDQKSRVGAPTTNMMHDKGLSTNIGWQNKDAYGNALTGRQRRKMQRLRKWNERFRTRSSKERNLKQALGEIERMASALGLPDNVRETASVIYRRALDDNLLPGRSIEGVATSALYAAARQANAPRSLDEVASVSRVERDEIARTYRYVARELGLEVAPTDPASYVPRFCSELDLPDEVERRARELLDAAANAGITSGKSPVGLAAAAVYAASLLSNERITQSEVSDVANISEVTIRNRYHEILEAGGEESVEA
- a CDS encoding asparagine synthase C-terminal domain-containing protein; translation: MRGAAADAVETALADGDPLPGTAGFAGELPDSRLVRDVLGRELCYYDGDDWSYDPGDLSNPTLLPAGHVREDGEVGEAWTLPDPPADGERPVERVRETIEGALAGLSESGLAVAFSGGVDSALIASAVEAPLYVVGYEGSTDIEAARDAADAMGRAEDLRVHEVTLDDIEAAVPPVARAIGRTNAMDVQIALPLYLVAERVAADGFERLALGQGADELFGGYAKVAKAPDDPRTDADTVRGARRETLLSLPDQLERDLLALRAAGVEPVTPLLRDDVVRAALSLPGEWLVSGETRKRALREAARERLPDSVASRDKKAVQYGSLVAREVDRLARQAGFKRRMDDHVTKYVESRL
- a CDS encoding PHP domain-containing protein; the encoded protein is MLSVELHTHSALSHDGRDPVEMLLEQAQAVGLDALAVTDHDEIEASLRAADLAAEYGLVGIPGMEVTSADGHVLAIGVEEAVPAGLPFAETLAEIRERGGIAVVPHPFQSSRSGVMANISRAELATADAIEVYNSRLLTGRANRKAEEFAREHDLPMTAGSDAHIAEMVGQAVTRVGATERSVDAILDAIRAGETSVEGKRTPWHISFRQAAGGAKRRVKNRIREFL
- the purL gene encoding phosphoribosylformylglycinamidine synthase subunit PurL, which codes for MPLADSDRRLVEAELGRDPTPAEAALFENLWSEHCAYRSSRPLLSAFDSESEDVVVGPGDDAAVVRVPGTDQLLTFGVESHNHPSYVDPYDGAATGVGGIVRDTLSMGAYPIALADSLYFGDFAREHSRYLLDGVVEGISDYGNAIGVPTVTGSTQFHEDYEGNPLVNVACVGLLSEDRLVTAAVKEPGNTLLLVGNATGRDGLGGASFASEDLAEDAETEDRPAVQVGDPYTEKLLIEANETLLDRDLVVAARDLGAAGLGGASSEMVAQGGLGARLDLEAVHQREPNMNALEILLAESQERMCYEVRPEDVEAVREVAERFDLGCSVIGDVTEGNYVCEFDGEVVVDAPAEFLADGAPMNDLEREEPAPAETDLPDADLAEAFDAVLASPNTASKEWVYRQYDHEVGNRTLRRPGGDGALLTLPETDEETAVALSAGANPNWTDADPYRGAYATAVENATNLAAAGARPLAAVDCLNGGNPEKPDVYGGFAAAVDGLADGCRDLSVPVVGGNVSLYNDSNAGPVPPTPTLAVLGVRDGYDAPGLELAGDGNLVLVGGHADALGGSEYLAQCGGSDAFPEPDDSGVAAVRDAARHDATLAVHDVSDGGLAVTLAEMVTDDAGVDVELPDAAALFSEAPGRAVVETTDADALRETVDAPVVDLGTATGDGVLSVTVGDETVAYGVEAIREARDVLARELD
- a CDS encoding NUDIX hydrolase, with product METTRHFTATVYVVNDGAVALHEHARLGIRIPPGGHVDRDELPHEAGKREVREETGLEPTILGDAPDVPAPDGEALPTPRYQMCYDINVHGNGSVGHQHIDHLYFATVPSRDIDPAHGEEPPSAWDWYTAADLRDSDLDADTVQLGLEAIAAAE
- a CDS encoding SDR family oxidoreductase, translated to MSDLLDGQTAVVTGGSSGIGRAICLAFAEEGADVVVADVREDSRDPDEDRTTAEVIESETERSAMFVDCDVSDPTRTKAAVEAAEEYGGVTCMVNNAGIFRGEEFTEVSETQFQELMNVNVKGTFFGAQAAAEKMVAGDGGTIINLSSVAGLEGSAGFATYCASKGAVRLLTYSLAAELGPAGVRVNAIHPGIIDTSMTTEDVPIVGAESGEEFLEDVPSGRFGDPGDIADAAVYLASDMGDYVNGESLTVDGGMTNTN
- the gatA gene encoding Asp-tRNA(Asn)/Glu-tRNA(Gln) amidotransferase subunit GatA, with amino-acid sequence MSLNAFITEQRIEGDDDGALADATVAVKDNISTEGVETTCGSKMLEGYEPPYDATVVSRLKDAGATIVGKANMDEFGMGTTTETSYFGATKNPVDESRVPGGSSGGSAAAVAAGEADLALGSDTGGSIRCPAAYCGVVGIKPTYGLVSRYGLVAYANSLEQIGPIAETVEDAAALLDVVAGPDEHDGTTREVRRTSDSRAGDARETREEGADSDYAGAAEGDVDGLTIGVPTELVEGAEDAVVDVFEDALDDLEAQGAEVVEVSLPSVEYAVAAYYVIAMSEASSNLARFDGVRYGHSGGYDGNWNESFAKARSEGFGDEVKRRILLGTYALSAGYHDKYYKQAQEARSWVKQDFDEAFDDVDVLASPTMPMLPPELGESLDDPLKMYLADANTTPVNLANLPAISVPAGTSEGLPVGLQLVGPKFGEETIVNAAAAVED